One genomic window of Bradyrhizobium sp. CCGE-LA001 includes the following:
- a CDS encoding fumarylacetoacetate hydrolase family protein encodes MMAGEMKKWLRFRHAGSTGFGTLTSSGVSVHEGELLGRNASTGKTLALSEIELLAPCVPSKIVALWNNFHALAAKLNQPEPPEPLYLLKATTSITAPGAVIRRPSYYDGKTTYEGELGIVIGKTCARVSPAEADSFIFGYTCVNDITANDILTRDSTFPQWARAKGIDDYGPFGPVIATGLDPAQLTVRTILNGAERQNYPISDMIFSAQELVSKISHDMTLLPGDLIAVGTSVGVGVMKEPVNTVTVAIDGIGELTNEFRL; translated from the coding sequence ATGATGGCGGGCGAGATGAAGAAGTGGCTGCGCTTCCGCCACGCCGGTAGCACCGGTTTTGGCACACTAACCTCGTCAGGCGTCAGCGTGCACGAGGGCGAATTGCTCGGCCGCAACGCATCCACGGGCAAGACGCTGGCATTGTCGGAAATCGAGCTGCTGGCGCCCTGCGTGCCCAGCAAGATCGTCGCGCTCTGGAACAATTTTCACGCGCTCGCCGCCAAGCTGAACCAGCCCGAGCCGCCGGAGCCGCTCTATCTGCTCAAGGCCACCACCAGCATCACGGCGCCCGGCGCCGTGATCCGCCGTCCCTCTTATTACGACGGCAAGACCACTTATGAAGGCGAGCTCGGCATCGTCATCGGCAAGACCTGCGCGCGTGTCTCTCCCGCCGAGGCCGACAGCTTCATCTTCGGCTATACCTGCGTCAACGACATCACCGCCAACGACATCTTGACCCGCGACTCCACCTTCCCGCAATGGGCGCGCGCGAAGGGCATCGACGATTACGGCCCGTTCGGCCCCGTCATCGCGACCGGCCTCGATCCGGCCCAGCTCACGGTCCGCACCATCCTCAATGGCGCGGAGCGGCAGAACTATCCGATCTCGGACATGATCTTCAGCGCGCAGGAGCTGGTCAGCAAAATCTCGCACGACATGACCCTGCTTCCCGGCGACCTCATCGCCGTCGGCACCTCGGTCGGCGTCGGCGTGATGAAGGAGCCGGTCAACACGGTGACGGTGGCAATCGACGGCATCGGCGAGCTCACCAACGAGTTTCGGCTGTGA